One Setaria viridis chromosome 7, Setaria_viridis_v4.0, whole genome shotgun sequence genomic region harbors:
- the LOC117865828 gene encoding protein argonaute 1B isoform X2: protein MVRKKRTGPGGSGETSGESSGASGQGSSQRPERTQQHGGGRGWPQQGGRGGGQYQGRGGHYQGRGGPGPHHPGGGPPEYHPRDYQGRGGEYQGRGGDYQGRGGEYQGRGGPRPRGGMPQPYYGGQRGGSVGRNVPPGPSRTVPELHQAPYVQYQAPMVSPSPSGPGSSSQPVTEVSSGHVQQQFQQLSIRGQTSTSQEIQVAPASSKSVRFPLRPGKGTYGDRCIVKANHFFAELPDKDLHQYDVSITPEVTSRGVNRAVMGELVTLYRQSQLGGRLPAYDGRKSLYTAGPLPFTSRTFEITLQDEEDSLSGGQGGQRRERVFRVVIKFAARADLHHLAMFLAGRQADAPQEALQVLDIVLRELPTARYSPVGRSFYSPDLGRRQQLGEGLESWRGFYQSIRPTQMGLSLNIDMSSTAFIEPLPVIDFVAQLLNRDISVRPLSDSDRVKIKKALRGVKVEVTHRGNMRRKYRISGLTSQATRELSFPVDDRGTVKTVVQYFMETYGFSIQHTTLPCLQVGNQQRPNYLPMEVCKIVEGQRYSKRLNEKQITALLKVTCQRPQERELDILQTVHHNAYYEDPYAQEFGIRIDERLAAVEARVLPPPRLKYHDSGREKDVLPRVGQWNMMNKKMVNGGRVSNWACINFSRNVQDSAARGFCHELAIMCQISGMDFALEPVLPPLTARPEHVERALKARYQDAMNILRPQGRELDLLIVILPDNNGSLYGDLKRICETDLGLVSQCCLTKHVFKMSKQYLANVALKINVKVGGRNTVLVDALTRRIPLVSDRPTIIFGADVTHPHPGEDSSPSIAAVVASQDWPEVTKYAGLVSAQAHRQELIQDLFKVWQDPQRGTVTGGMIKELLISFKRATGQKPQRIIFYRDGVSEGQFYQVLLYELDAIRKACASLEPNYQPPVTFVVVQKRHHTRLFANNHNDQRTVDRSGNILPGTVVDSKICHPTEFDFYLCSHAGIQGTSRPAHYHVLWDENKFTADELQTLTNNLCYTYARCTRSVSIVPPAYYAHLAAFRARFYMEPDTSDSGSMASGARGPPPGGARSSRAAGSVAVRPLPALKENVKRVMFYC, encoded by the exons atggtgaggaagaagagaacTGGCCCTGGCGGTTCCGGAGAAACTTCCGGAGAGTCTTCAGGGGCTTCTGGACAAGGTTCCTCACAGCGACCTGAGCGAACTCAACAAcatggaggaggacgcggctgGCCTCAACAgggtggccgtggtggtgggcAATACCAGGGCCGTGGTGGACATTATCAGGGCCGTGGAGGGCCAGGGCCACATCACCCAGGTGGTGGGCCACCTGAGTATCACCCGCGTGACTACCAGGGACGTGGTGGTGAATACCAGGGACGTGGTGGCGACTACCAGGGACGTGGTGGTGAATACCAGGGACGTGGTGGCCCCCGTCCCAGAGGTGGAATGCCGCAGCCATACTATGGCGGGCAAAGGGGAGGTAGTGTTGGACGAAATGTTCCTCCAGGTCCATCCAGAACAGTTCCCGAGCTGCACCAAGCCCCATATGTCCAGTATCAAGCCCCGATGGTTTCACCATCCCCATCGGGACCTGGCTCATCCTCACAGCCTGTGACAGAGGTGAGCTCTGGACATGTCCAGCAACAATTTCAGCAACTTTCTATTCGTGGTCAGACTTCCACAAGTCAAGAAATTCAAGTGGCACCGGCATCAAGCAAATCAGTTCGATTCCCGCTGCGCCCTGGCAAGGGCACTTATGGGGACAGGTGCATTGTGAAAGCAAACCATTTCTTTGCTGAACTTCCTGACAAAGACCTTCACCAATACGAT GTATCTATAACGCCTGAGGTTACTTCACGTGGTGTCAATCGTGCTGTCATGGGAGAGCTTGTAACGCTGTATAGACAATCCCAATTGGGTGGGCGTCTACCTGCATATGATGGAAGAAAGAGCCTTTATACAGCTGGACCTCTGCCATTTACTTCTAGGACATTTGAAATTACCTTGCAAGATGAGGAAGATAGTCTTAGTGGTGGCCAAGGTGGGCAAAG GCGCGAGAGAGTATTTAGGGTGGTGATCAAATTTGCTGCCCGTGCTGATCTCCACCATTTGGCTATGTTCCTAGCTGGAAGGCAAGCAGATGCTCCTCAAGAAGCTCTTCAAGTGCTTGACATTGTACTACGTGAATTGCCTACTGCGAG GTATTCTCCTGTTGGTAGATCATTTTATTCTCCCGACTTAGGGAGACGTCAGCAACTTGGTGAGGGTTTGGAAAGTTGGCGCGGTTTTTACCAAAGCATAAGGCCAACTCAGATGGGCCTTTCACTGAATATCG ATATGTCATCAACTGCGTTTATCGAGCCTCTCCCTGTGATTGattttgttgcccagcttcttaaCAGAGATATCTCAGTTAGACCATTGTCTGATTCTGATCGCGTGAAG ATCAAAAAAGCCCTGAGAGGTGTGAAGGTCGAGGTCACGCACCGAGGAAACATGCGCAGAAAATATCGTATCTCTGGCCTCACTTCACAAGCAACAAGAGAGCTATC ATTCCCTGTTGATGATCGTGGTACCGTGAAGACTGTAGTGCAATATTTTATGGAGACTTATGGTTTTAGTATTCAACACACCACTTTACCTTGCTTGCAAGTGGGCAATCAGCAAAGACCAAACTATCTGCCTATGGAA GTCTGTAAGATTGTTGAAGGACAGCGTTACTCAAAGCGACTCAATGAGAAACAAATCACTGCTCTGCTGAAAGTGACCTGTCAGCGCCCTCAAGAGCGTGAGCTGGACATCTTGCAG ACTGTGCATCACAATGCATACTATGAAGACCCATATGCACAGGAATTTGGTATAAGAATTGATGAACGTCTTGCAGCAGTTGAAGCTCGTGTTCTGCCACCACCAAGG CTTAAATACCATGATAGTGGCCGAGAGAAGGATGTCCTGCCAAGGGTTGGCCAATGGAACATGATGAATAAG AAAATGGTTAATGGTGGTAGAGTCAGCAACTGGGCGTGCATTAACTTTTCTCGGAATGTGCAAGATAGTGCTGCTAGGGGCTTCTGTCATGAGCTGGCTATCATGTGCCAAATATCTGGAATG GACTTTGCTCTTGAGCCTGTGCTGCCACCACTGACTGCAAGGCCAGAGCATGTTGAGAGAGCATTAAAGGCACGCTATCAAGATGCGATGAACATACTGAGACCCCAGGGCAGGGAACTTGACCTGCTGATTGTAATACTGCCTGACAATAATGGTTCTCTTTATG GGGATCTCAAGAGAATCTGTGAGACTGATCTTGGATTGGTCTCCCAGTGTTGCTTGACTAAGCATGTTTTTAAGATGAGCAAGCAGTATCTTGCAAATGTTGCACTCAAAATAAATGTTAAG GTTGGTGGAAGGAATACTGTACTTGTAGATGCTTTGACAAGGAGAATCCCCCTTGTCAGTGACAGACCAACTATTATATTTGGTGCTGATGTTACCCATCCCCATCCTGGAGAAGACTCCAGTCCTTCCATTGCAGCT GTTGTTGCTTCTCAAGACTGGCCTGAGGTCACCAAGTATGCTGGTCTAGTGAGTGCTCAAGCCCATCGCCAGGAGCTGATTCAGGATCTTTTCAAAGTATGGCAAGATCCACAAAGAGGGACAGTAACCGGTGGCATGATCAA GGAACTTCTCATTTCTTTTAAGAGGGCAACTGGACAGAAACCTCAGAGGATCATATTCTACAG GGATGGTGTCAGTGAGGGGCAGTTCTATCAAGTATTGCTGTATGAACTTGATGCCATCAGAAAG GCCTGTGCATCCTTGGAGCCCAATTACCAGCCTCCAGTTACTTTTGTGGTAGTTCAGAAGCGACATCACACTAGGTTGTTTGCTAATAACCACAATGATCAGCGCACTGTTGATAGAAGTGGAAACATACTGCCTG GTACCGTGGTTGATTCAAAGATTTGCCATCCTACTGAGTTTGATTTCTACCTGTGTAGCCATGCTGGCATTCAG GGAACAAGCCGCCCTGCTCATTATCATGTCCTGTGGGATGAGAACAAGTTTACGGCTGATGAGCTGCAGACTCTGACAAACAACCTGTGCTACAC ATATGCTAGGTGCACCCGCTCTGTGTCAATTG TGCCTCCGGCATACTATGCTCATCTGGCAGCCTTCCGAGCTCGCTTCTACATGGAGCCAGATACCTCTGACAGCGGGTCAATGGCAAGTGGCGCCCGTGGCCCTCCACCAGGTGGGGCACGCAGCAGCAGGGCTGCGGGAAGTGTTGCTGTTAGGCCCCTGCCCGCTCTCAAGGAGAACGTGAAGCGTGTCATGTTTTACTGCTGA
- the LOC117865828 gene encoding protein argonaute 1B isoform X1, whose protein sequence is MICDLDMAMRVENGRPHQVPIMVRKKRTGPGGSGETSGESSGASGQGSSQRPERTQQHGGGRGWPQQGGRGGGQYQGRGGHYQGRGGPGPHHPGGGPPEYHPRDYQGRGGEYQGRGGDYQGRGGEYQGRGGPRPRGGMPQPYYGGQRGGSVGRNVPPGPSRTVPELHQAPYVQYQAPMVSPSPSGPGSSSQPVTEVSSGHVQQQFQQLSIRGQTSTSQEIQVAPASSKSVRFPLRPGKGTYGDRCIVKANHFFAELPDKDLHQYDVSITPEVTSRGVNRAVMGELVTLYRQSQLGGRLPAYDGRKSLYTAGPLPFTSRTFEITLQDEEDSLSGGQGGQRRERVFRVVIKFAARADLHHLAMFLAGRQADAPQEALQVLDIVLRELPTARYSPVGRSFYSPDLGRRQQLGEGLESWRGFYQSIRPTQMGLSLNIDMSSTAFIEPLPVIDFVAQLLNRDISVRPLSDSDRVKIKKALRGVKVEVTHRGNMRRKYRISGLTSQATRELSFPVDDRGTVKTVVQYFMETYGFSIQHTTLPCLQVGNQQRPNYLPMEVCKIVEGQRYSKRLNEKQITALLKVTCQRPQERELDILQTVHHNAYYEDPYAQEFGIRIDERLAAVEARVLPPPRLKYHDSGREKDVLPRVGQWNMMNKKMVNGGRVSNWACINFSRNVQDSAARGFCHELAIMCQISGMDFALEPVLPPLTARPEHVERALKARYQDAMNILRPQGRELDLLIVILPDNNGSLYGDLKRICETDLGLVSQCCLTKHVFKMSKQYLANVALKINVKVGGRNTVLVDALTRRIPLVSDRPTIIFGADVTHPHPGEDSSPSIAAVVASQDWPEVTKYAGLVSAQAHRQELIQDLFKVWQDPQRGTVTGGMIKELLISFKRATGQKPQRIIFYRDGVSEGQFYQVLLYELDAIRKACASLEPNYQPPVTFVVVQKRHHTRLFANNHNDQRTVDRSGNILPGTVVDSKICHPTEFDFYLCSHAGIQGTSRPAHYHVLWDENKFTADELQTLTNNLCYTYARCTRSVSIVPPAYYAHLAAFRARFYMEPDTSDSGSMASGARGPPPGGARSSRAAGSVAVRPLPALKENVKRVMFYC, encoded by the exons TGCCCAtcatggtgaggaagaagagaacTGGCCCTGGCGGTTCCGGAGAAACTTCCGGAGAGTCTTCAGGGGCTTCTGGACAAGGTTCCTCACAGCGACCTGAGCGAACTCAACAAcatggaggaggacgcggctgGCCTCAACAgggtggccgtggtggtgggcAATACCAGGGCCGTGGTGGACATTATCAGGGCCGTGGAGGGCCAGGGCCACATCACCCAGGTGGTGGGCCACCTGAGTATCACCCGCGTGACTACCAGGGACGTGGTGGTGAATACCAGGGACGTGGTGGCGACTACCAGGGACGTGGTGGTGAATACCAGGGACGTGGTGGCCCCCGTCCCAGAGGTGGAATGCCGCAGCCATACTATGGCGGGCAAAGGGGAGGTAGTGTTGGACGAAATGTTCCTCCAGGTCCATCCAGAACAGTTCCCGAGCTGCACCAAGCCCCATATGTCCAGTATCAAGCCCCGATGGTTTCACCATCCCCATCGGGACCTGGCTCATCCTCACAGCCTGTGACAGAGGTGAGCTCTGGACATGTCCAGCAACAATTTCAGCAACTTTCTATTCGTGGTCAGACTTCCACAAGTCAAGAAATTCAAGTGGCACCGGCATCAAGCAAATCAGTTCGATTCCCGCTGCGCCCTGGCAAGGGCACTTATGGGGACAGGTGCATTGTGAAAGCAAACCATTTCTTTGCTGAACTTCCTGACAAAGACCTTCACCAATACGAT GTATCTATAACGCCTGAGGTTACTTCACGTGGTGTCAATCGTGCTGTCATGGGAGAGCTTGTAACGCTGTATAGACAATCCCAATTGGGTGGGCGTCTACCTGCATATGATGGAAGAAAGAGCCTTTATACAGCTGGACCTCTGCCATTTACTTCTAGGACATTTGAAATTACCTTGCAAGATGAGGAAGATAGTCTTAGTGGTGGCCAAGGTGGGCAAAG GCGCGAGAGAGTATTTAGGGTGGTGATCAAATTTGCTGCCCGTGCTGATCTCCACCATTTGGCTATGTTCCTAGCTGGAAGGCAAGCAGATGCTCCTCAAGAAGCTCTTCAAGTGCTTGACATTGTACTACGTGAATTGCCTACTGCGAG GTATTCTCCTGTTGGTAGATCATTTTATTCTCCCGACTTAGGGAGACGTCAGCAACTTGGTGAGGGTTTGGAAAGTTGGCGCGGTTTTTACCAAAGCATAAGGCCAACTCAGATGGGCCTTTCACTGAATATCG ATATGTCATCAACTGCGTTTATCGAGCCTCTCCCTGTGATTGattttgttgcccagcttcttaaCAGAGATATCTCAGTTAGACCATTGTCTGATTCTGATCGCGTGAAG ATCAAAAAAGCCCTGAGAGGTGTGAAGGTCGAGGTCACGCACCGAGGAAACATGCGCAGAAAATATCGTATCTCTGGCCTCACTTCACAAGCAACAAGAGAGCTATC ATTCCCTGTTGATGATCGTGGTACCGTGAAGACTGTAGTGCAATATTTTATGGAGACTTATGGTTTTAGTATTCAACACACCACTTTACCTTGCTTGCAAGTGGGCAATCAGCAAAGACCAAACTATCTGCCTATGGAA GTCTGTAAGATTGTTGAAGGACAGCGTTACTCAAAGCGACTCAATGAGAAACAAATCACTGCTCTGCTGAAAGTGACCTGTCAGCGCCCTCAAGAGCGTGAGCTGGACATCTTGCAG ACTGTGCATCACAATGCATACTATGAAGACCCATATGCACAGGAATTTGGTATAAGAATTGATGAACGTCTTGCAGCAGTTGAAGCTCGTGTTCTGCCACCACCAAGG CTTAAATACCATGATAGTGGCCGAGAGAAGGATGTCCTGCCAAGGGTTGGCCAATGGAACATGATGAATAAG AAAATGGTTAATGGTGGTAGAGTCAGCAACTGGGCGTGCATTAACTTTTCTCGGAATGTGCAAGATAGTGCTGCTAGGGGCTTCTGTCATGAGCTGGCTATCATGTGCCAAATATCTGGAATG GACTTTGCTCTTGAGCCTGTGCTGCCACCACTGACTGCAAGGCCAGAGCATGTTGAGAGAGCATTAAAGGCACGCTATCAAGATGCGATGAACATACTGAGACCCCAGGGCAGGGAACTTGACCTGCTGATTGTAATACTGCCTGACAATAATGGTTCTCTTTATG GGGATCTCAAGAGAATCTGTGAGACTGATCTTGGATTGGTCTCCCAGTGTTGCTTGACTAAGCATGTTTTTAAGATGAGCAAGCAGTATCTTGCAAATGTTGCACTCAAAATAAATGTTAAG GTTGGTGGAAGGAATACTGTACTTGTAGATGCTTTGACAAGGAGAATCCCCCTTGTCAGTGACAGACCAACTATTATATTTGGTGCTGATGTTACCCATCCCCATCCTGGAGAAGACTCCAGTCCTTCCATTGCAGCT GTTGTTGCTTCTCAAGACTGGCCTGAGGTCACCAAGTATGCTGGTCTAGTGAGTGCTCAAGCCCATCGCCAGGAGCTGATTCAGGATCTTTTCAAAGTATGGCAAGATCCACAAAGAGGGACAGTAACCGGTGGCATGATCAA GGAACTTCTCATTTCTTTTAAGAGGGCAACTGGACAGAAACCTCAGAGGATCATATTCTACAG GGATGGTGTCAGTGAGGGGCAGTTCTATCAAGTATTGCTGTATGAACTTGATGCCATCAGAAAG GCCTGTGCATCCTTGGAGCCCAATTACCAGCCTCCAGTTACTTTTGTGGTAGTTCAGAAGCGACATCACACTAGGTTGTTTGCTAATAACCACAATGATCAGCGCACTGTTGATAGAAGTGGAAACATACTGCCTG GTACCGTGGTTGATTCAAAGATTTGCCATCCTACTGAGTTTGATTTCTACCTGTGTAGCCATGCTGGCATTCAG GGAACAAGCCGCCCTGCTCATTATCATGTCCTGTGGGATGAGAACAAGTTTACGGCTGATGAGCTGCAGACTCTGACAAACAACCTGTGCTACAC ATATGCTAGGTGCACCCGCTCTGTGTCAATTG TGCCTCCGGCATACTATGCTCATCTGGCAGCCTTCCGAGCTCGCTTCTACATGGAGCCAGATACCTCTGACAGCGGGTCAATGGCAAGTGGCGCCCGTGGCCCTCCACCAGGTGGGGCACGCAGCAGCAGGGCTGCGGGAAGTGTTGCTGTTAGGCCCCTGCCCGCTCTCAAGGAGAACGTGAAGCGTGTCATGTTTTACTGCTGA